The proteins below are encoded in one region of Streptomyces roseirectus:
- a CDS encoding vWA domain-containing protein, translating into MANFFKSSVPQFAVDVYQNEYLPEGGREVNAIVTVTATGGGTVGSAVTSPHLYSPAQGPSAAVAIMVDCSGSMDYPPVKMRGAREATAAAIDAVRDGVHFAVIGGTHVAKEVYPGGGRLAVADAATREQAKQALRKLSAGGGTAIGTWLRLAERLLSSADVAIRHGILLTDGRNEHEEPDELRATLEHCAGRFTCDARGVGTDWVVKEVTGVASALLGSADIVADPAGLSADFTRMMETAMGKEVADVALRLWTPVGTTVKFVKQVAPTVEELTSRRTESGSRSGDYPTGSWGDESRDYHVCVEVPGAGIGQEMLAARVSLVVPQADGSVQNLGAQGLVRAVWTEDVAASTSINPQVAHYTGQAELAQVIQQGLDLRKVGDIDGATAKLGRAVQLASVSGNADTAKLLAKVVDVVDATTGTVRLKAKVAEADEMTLETRSTKTVRVKK; encoded by the coding sequence ATGGCCAACTTCTTCAAGTCGAGCGTGCCGCAGTTCGCGGTCGACGTCTATCAGAACGAGTACCTGCCCGAGGGCGGCCGTGAGGTCAACGCGATCGTCACGGTCACGGCGACCGGCGGCGGCACCGTCGGCAGCGCGGTCACCTCGCCGCACCTGTACTCGCCGGCGCAGGGACCCTCCGCCGCCGTCGCGATCATGGTCGACTGCTCGGGGTCGATGGACTACCCACCGGTGAAGATGCGCGGGGCGCGGGAGGCGACGGCCGCCGCGATCGACGCCGTGCGCGACGGGGTGCACTTCGCGGTGATCGGCGGGACGCACGTCGCCAAGGAGGTCTACCCCGGCGGCGGCCGGCTCGCCGTCGCGGACGCGGCCACCCGCGAGCAGGCCAAGCAGGCGCTGCGCAAGCTCAGCGCGGGCGGCGGAACGGCGATCGGGACGTGGCTACGGCTCGCGGAACGCCTGCTGTCCTCCGCCGACGTCGCGATCCGGCACGGCATCCTGCTCACCGACGGGCGCAACGAGCACGAGGAGCCCGACGAGCTGAGGGCGACGCTGGAGCACTGCGCGGGCCGGTTCACCTGTGACGCGCGCGGGGTCGGCACGGACTGGGTGGTGAAAGAAGTCACAGGCGTCGCCTCGGCGTTGCTCGGCAGCGCCGACATCGTCGCCGATCCCGCCGGGCTCTCCGCGGACTTCACGCGGATGATGGAGACGGCGATGGGCAAGGAAGTCGCCGACGTCGCGCTGCGGTTGTGGACGCCGGTGGGCACGACCGTGAAGTTCGTCAAGCAAGTCGCGCCGACCGTCGAGGAGTTGACGTCCCGGCGCACCGAGTCCGGGTCGCGGTCCGGGGATTACCCGACCGGGTCGTGGGGGGACGAGTCCCGCGACTACCACGTCTGCGTCGAGGTGCCGGGCGCCGGGATCGGGCAGGAGATGCTGGCGGCGCGCGTCTCCCTCGTCGTCCCGCAGGCGGACGGCAGCGTCCAGAACCTGGGCGCGCAGGGGCTGGTGAGAGCGGTGTGGACCGAGGACGTGGCCGCCTCCACGTCCATCAACCCCCAGGTCGCGCACTACACCGGGCAGGCCGAACTGGCCCAAGTCATCCAACAAGGGCTCGACTTGCGCAAAGTGGGCGATATCGATGGAGCAACGGCCAAACTGGGCCGGGCCGTACAGCTCGCGAGTGTGTCGGGGAACGCGGATACTGCGAAACTGCTTGCGAAGGTGGTGGACGTGGTCGATGCCACGACCGGTACTGTGCGGTTGAAGGCGAAGGTCGCGGAGGCGGACGAGATGACTCTCGAAACCCGGTCCACAAAGACTGTTCGCGTAAAGAAGTGA
- a CDS encoding PP2C family serine/threonine-protein phosphatase gives MSQMPPSHTPPQAALPTCPSCAEPLESGDRFCGACGYDLSAVPPRPDDQPTLTLNGSAPEPSGVRFDRPAAPEPEEYALQAPDPRAAAEAAAAQPVCVACRAGRVDGDGYCENCGHAQPRARDHMEQEAGPLAAVSDRGLRHHRNEDAFAVGTAPLPDGALASVAIVCDGVSSATRPDDASAAAARAAHDAVAAALPQGTHPQQALHDAIVAASRAVNALADEPGGAREHSPHQNAPACTIVGTVVTAGLLVVGWVGDSRAYWVPADRSLPAARLTEDDSWAAQMVAAGLMNEAEAYADERAHAITGWLGADAYELEPHTASFKPDRPGVVVVCTDGLWNYAEGAEEMARVLPLDAGTRPLHSARVLVGHALDGGGHDNVTVAVVPFPVPAPGAGSL, from the coding sequence ATGTCGCAAATGCCCCCGTCGCACACGCCCCCGCAGGCCGCACTGCCGACGTGTCCGAGCTGCGCGGAGCCGCTGGAGTCGGGCGACCGGTTCTGCGGCGCCTGCGGCTACGACCTGTCGGCCGTGCCCCCGCGCCCGGACGACCAGCCGACGCTGACCCTGAACGGGAGCGCGCCGGAGCCGTCCGGCGTCCGCTTCGACCGGCCCGCGGCCCCCGAGCCGGAGGAGTACGCCCTCCAGGCCCCGGACCCGAGGGCGGCCGCGGAGGCCGCCGCCGCGCAGCCGGTGTGCGTCGCCTGCCGGGCGGGCCGGGTGGACGGTGACGGCTACTGCGAGAACTGCGGCCACGCCCAGCCCCGCGCGCGCGACCACATGGAGCAGGAGGCGGGCCCGCTGGCCGCCGTCAGCGACAGAGGTCTGCGCCACCACCGCAACGAGGACGCGTTCGCCGTCGGCACGGCCCCCCTGCCGGACGGCGCGCTCGCGAGCGTCGCGATCGTCTGCGACGGCGTCTCCTCGGCGACCCGCCCGGACGACGCCTCGGCCGCCGCCGCCCGCGCCGCGCACGACGCGGTGGCCGCAGCTCTCCCGCAGGGCACGCACCCGCAGCAGGCGCTGCACGACGCGATCGTCGCCGCCTCGCGCGCGGTGAACGCGCTGGCCGACGAGCCGGGCGGGGCCCGCGAGCACTCCCCGCACCAGAACGCGCCCGCCTGCACGATCGTCGGGACGGTCGTGACGGCCGGGCTGCTGGTCGTGGGCTGGGTCGGCGACAGCCGCGCCTACTGGGTGCCCGCCGACCGCTCGCTGCCGGCCGCCCGGCTCACCGAGGACGACTCGTGGGCCGCGCAGATGGTCGCCGCCGGGCTGATGAACGAGGCCGAGGCGTACGCCGACGAGCGCGCCCACGCGATCACCGGCTGGCTCGGCGCGGACGCCTACGAACTGGAGCCGCACACCGCGTCGTTCAAGCCCGACCGGCCCGGTGTGGTCGTCGTCTGCACGGACGGCCTGTGGAACTACGCCGAGGGCGCCGAGGAGATGGCGCGGGTGCTGCCGCTCGACGCGGGCACACGTCCGCTGCACAGCGCGCGGGTGCTCGTCGGGCACGCGCTGGACGGCGGGGGCCACGACAACGTAACAGTGGCCGTCGTACCGTTCCCGGTCCCGGCGCCGGGGGCAGGATCGCTCTGA
- a CDS encoding serine/threonine-protein kinase — translation MSQSGQSCQRPGCEGAYEDVGGGELYCDTCGLAPVVSATGMVGSPPTSGISPASSASSASTGSQSSRSRRSVSGRLSRSLSGRSTGRSVSVRSSGASAGSSGRARLGAGLVSVPQVPRPDPRAMVLDDPEVPERKRFCSRSDCGAPVGRARGERPGRTEGFCTKCGHPYSFVPKLKAGDVVHGQYEVAGCLAHGGLGWIYLAVDRAVADRWVVLKGLLDTGDQDAMAAAISERRFLAEIEHANIVRIYNFVEHLDQRTGSLDGYIVMEYVGGKSLKEIANARRTPDGRRDPLPVEQACAYGIEALEALGHLHSRNLLYCDFKVDNAIQSEDQLKLIDMGAVRRMDDDESAIYGTVGYQAPEVSEVGPSVASDLYTVGRTLAVLTFDFQGYTTVFADSLPDPDHIEVFRAYESFYRLLVRATDPDPARRFASAQEMAEQLTGVLREVVSLQTGRARPALSTQFGPEVRVTDTELFPQLDGEVSRSGARTVKPGRFTRLLTPRALTAPVPSGVPTPAPTPGPMVTTLSSGPNSLAATALSSDPTRAVTPVSGAPAPKTPAAPAMSLTTPGRTPTPSTLVRAADAPAAALALPAPLIDPTDPNAGFLAGLSTSAPGELIVALDAVPNPSTETQIRQVRAQLETGDTASAATGLRALERDREDDWRVVWYRGVASLVTGDHEDAALAFDAIYDAFPGESAPKLALGLCAEVLGQLDNAAEYYRLVWMTDPSYVSAAFGLARVRLAAGDRRGAVRTLESVPESSIHYTAARVAAVRARLRQRTAAAGDVPFLDDLTAAAAQVEALDAYGLDPKRRERLSAEVLGSALDWVLSGGRGSDPAPARTLLGSDLDERGLRFGLERSYRALARLATAGEERIDLVERANRYRPRTWV, via the coding sequence ATGAGCCAGTCGGGACAGAGCTGCCAGCGCCCGGGGTGCGAGGGCGCCTACGAGGACGTCGGCGGCGGCGAACTGTACTGCGACACCTGCGGGCTGGCGCCGGTGGTGTCGGCGACCGGCATGGTCGGCTCGCCGCCCACGAGCGGCATCTCCCCGGCCTCGTCGGCGAGTTCGGCCTCGACGGGCTCGCAGTCGTCGCGGTCCCGGCGGTCCGTGTCGGGCCGGCTGTCGCGGTCGCTGTCGGGGCGTTCCACCGGGCGTTCGGTGTCGGTGCGCAGTTCGGGCGCGTCGGCCGGGTCGTCGGGGCGGGCGCGGCTGGGGGCCGGTCTGGTGTCGGTGCCGCAGGTGCCGAGGCCCGATCCGCGCGCGATGGTCCTTGACGATCCGGAGGTGCCCGAGCGCAAGCGGTTCTGCTCGCGCTCCGACTGCGGTGCGCCCGTGGGGCGGGCGCGCGGTGAACGGCCGGGCCGCACCGAGGGGTTCTGCACGAAGTGCGGCCACCCCTATTCCTTCGTGCCCAAGCTGAAGGCCGGGGACGTGGTGCACGGCCAGTACGAGGTCGCCGGGTGCCTGGCGCACGGCGGGCTGGGCTGGATCTACCTCGCGGTGGACCGCGCGGTGGCGGACCGCTGGGTCGTGCTGAAGGGCCTGCTGGACACCGGGGACCAGGACGCGATGGCGGCGGCGATCTCCGAGCGGCGCTTCCTCGCGGAGATCGAGCACGCCAACATCGTCCGGATCTACAACTTCGTCGAGCACCTGGACCAGCGCACCGGCTCGCTGGACGGGTACATCGTGATGGAGTACGTCGGCGGCAAGTCCCTGAAGGAGATAGCCAACGCGCGGCGCACGCCCGACGGGCGCCGGGATCCGCTGCCGGTCGAGCAGGCGTGCGCGTACGGCATCGAGGCGCTGGAGGCGCTGGGCCACCTGCACAGCCGCAACCTCCTGTACTGCGACTTCAAGGTGGACAACGCGATCCAGTCGGAGGACCAGCTCAAGCTGATCGACATGGGCGCGGTGCGCCGGATGGACGACGACGAGTCCGCGATCTACGGCACGGTCGGTTATCAGGCCCCGGAGGTTTCAGAGGTCGGCCCTTCGGTGGCCAGCGACCTCTACACGGTCGGCCGCACGCTGGCCGTCCTCACCTTCGACTTCCAGGGCTACACGACCGTCTTCGCGGACTCGCTGCCCGACCCCGACCACATCGAGGTCTTCCGCGCGTACGAGTCCTTCTACCGGCTGCTGGTGCGCGCCACCGACCCCGACCCGGCCCGCCGCTTCGCCTCCGCGCAGGAGATGGCCGAGCAGCTGACGGGCGTCCTGCGCGAGGTCGTCTCCCTCCAGACGGGCCGCGCCCGCCCCGCCCTGTCGACCCAGTTCGGCCCCGAGGTCCGGGTCACCGACACCGAACTGTTCCCCCAACTGGACGGCGAGGTCTCGCGGTCGGGGGCGCGGACGGTGAAACCGGGCCGTTTCACCCGGCTGTTGACGCCGAGAGCGCTGACCGCGCCGGTACCGAGCGGCGTCCCGACCCCGGCGCCGACTCCCGGGCCCATGGTGACGACGCTGTCGAGCGGGCCCAACTCCCTTGCTGCGACGGCGCTTTCGAGCGACCCGACGCGCGCGGTCACGCCCGTGTCCGGCGCCCCGGCGCCCAAGACCCCCGCCGCACCGGCGATGTCGCTCACCACCCCCGGCCGCACCCCGACCCCCTCCACCCTGGTCAGGGCCGCCGACGCCCCCGCCGCCGCCCTCGCGCTGCCGGCCCCGCTGATCGACCCGACCGACCCCAACGCCGGTTTCCTCGCCGGGCTTTCGACGTCGGCGCCCGGTGAGCTGATCGTCGCCCTGGACGCCGTGCCGAACCCGTCGACGGAGACGCAGATCCGGCAGGTGCGGGCCCAGTTGGAGACCGGGGACACCGCGTCGGCGGCAACGGGCCTACGGGCGCTGGAGCGCGACCGCGAGGACGACTGGCGGGTCGTCTGGTACCGGGGCGTCGCCTCCCTGGTGACCGGCGACCACGAGGACGCGGCGCTCGCGTTCGACGCGATCTACGACGCGTTCCCCGGCGAGAGCGCGCCGAAGCTGGCGCTCGGGCTGTGCGCGGAGGTGCTGGGCCAGCTGGACAACGCCGCCGAGTACTACCGCCTGGTGTGGATGACCGACCCGAGCTATGTGAGCGCGGCGTTCGGGCTGGCCCGCGTCCGCCTCGCGGCCGGGGACCGCAGGGGCGCCGTCCGGACGCTGGAGTCGGTGCCGGAGTCGTCGATCCACTACACGGCGGCCCGGGTCGCGGCCGTCCGCGCGCGGCTGCGGCAGCGGACGGCGGCAGCCGGCGACGTACCCTTCCTGGACGACCTCACCGCCGCGGCGGCGCAGGTCGAGGCGCTGGACGCGTACGGTCTCGACCCGAAGCGGCGCGAGCGGCTGTCGGCGGAAGTCCTCGGCAGCGCCCTCGACTGGGTACTCTCCGGGGGCCGGGGCAGCGACCCGGCGCCCGCGCGGACGCTGCTCGGCAGCGACCTCGACGAGCGGGGCCTGCGCTTCGGCCTGGAGCGCTCGTACCGCGCGCTGGCCCGGCTGGCCACCGCCGGTGAGGAGAGGATCGACCTGGTGGAACGTGCCAACCGTTACCGCCCCCGGACATGGGTGTAG
- a CDS encoding glutamate ABC transporter substrate-binding protein has product MAALVGVLTLAVALLLPLAREHRDSGLDSTPAARTAPAAESCVSPEAQTLAPSAADGPTIAAIKARTGEQRKLVVGVDQNSYRWGYRNPNNQGAALEGFDIDLVHAIAQNILGDRNAVQFKAIPTDRRIGAVRSGEVDMVVRTTTITCARLKEVAFSAPYFRTGQQVLAAKSLALTGFDNSLRGRTVCAAAGSTTEADLKEGKFGVKPLIVPNQLDCLVRLQLGEADAVITDGALAASQAAQDPTVELKGKPFTEDYYGVMMRKDADDLVRRVNQVLAQYRAGGWQTAYDRWLAPTMGGDSRPYLPANPRYLRTS; this is encoded by the coding sequence ATGGCAGCCCTCGTCGGCGTCCTCACCCTGGCCGTCGCCCTCCTGCTCCCCCTCGCGCGGGAGCACCGGGACAGCGGCCTCGACTCCACCCCGGCCGCCCGCACGGCACCGGCGGCCGAGTCCTGCGTGAGCCCGGAGGCGCAGACGCTGGCGCCGAGCGCGGCGGACGGTCCGACGATCGCGGCGATCAAGGCCCGCACCGGCGAGCAGCGCAAACTCGTCGTCGGCGTGGACCAGAACAGCTACCGCTGGGGCTACCGCAACCCGAACAACCAGGGCGCGGCCCTTGAGGGCTTCGACATCGACCTGGTCCACGCGATCGCGCAGAACATCCTCGGCGACCGGAACGCGGTCCAGTTCAAGGCGATCCCGACGGACCGCAGGATCGGCGCCGTCCGCAGCGGCGAGGTCGACATGGTCGTCCGGACGACGACGATCACGTGCGCGCGGCTGAAGGAGGTCGCGTTCTCCGCCCCGTACTTCAGGACCGGCCAGCAGGTGCTCGCCGCCAAGTCCCTGGCCCTCACCGGCTTCGACAACAGCCTCAGGGGCAGGACGGTGTGCGCGGCGGCGGGTTCGACGACCGAGGCGGACCTGAAGGAGGGCAAGTTCGGCGTCAAGCCGCTCATCGTGCCGAACCAGCTCGACTGCCTGGTGCGGCTCCAGCTCGGCGAGGCGGACGCGGTGATCACGGACGGCGCGCTCGCGGCGAGCCAGGCCGCGCAGGACCCCACGGTCGAGCTGAAGGGGAAGCCGTTCACCGAGGACTACTACGGCGTGATGATGAGGAAGGACGCGGACGACCTGGTGCGCCGCGTCAACCAGGTGCTGGCGCAGTACCGTGCGGGCGGCTGGCAGACGGCGTACGACAGGTGGCTCGCGCCGACGATGGGCGGGGACTCCAGGCCGTACCTGCCCGCCAACCCCCGCTACCTGCGCACCAGTTAG